AGATCTCTATTATCCTGAGACGGTGATCACAAAATTTGTGGTATGATTCAGTGAGAGTGCATGGTCTATTTATCTATCTAATTATCCAGTATCACAAAATCTGTGATTTATTGTCTGTCTCTCCACATACGGTTATGGGGACCTGCACGTTAGGGTGTTAAGGtacaatattttgtttttgataggtaaatttttgtccccattgggacttgaacctagaacctcccacaaaccctccccatcctttaccacttgagccaggcctcaagagCGTGTTAAAGTATAATATATTAttgactcaaattctaaaaacttaagatttttGGAAAGTTGGTAACTCGACAATTATCATGTGCTTCCTTGAAGTTTTTTgctttcatatatttaaattttttttcccagaCCTTAAATACATGTAACTGtttgttatttcttcatttacTTTCTGTTTCTGCGTTTTATCTTTTGATATGGCTCAAAATATGCTTTGATATATTACTGTTATGTGCAGATAAAAGTTCTTTTAATGGCTGTCAAGGGCTTCAATCCTGACTCTGGGGATTCTGCCTACACGGTGGGCATTGTTGACTTGTTACTTGAATGTGTGGAATTGTCATATAGACCTGGTAAATAGCTTATCAGTTTTCCTTTCTGCATTTTATACAAACAATTAATTAGTAAAAACTCTTGGTTCTATTTTAACTCTTCAAATAGACCATGAATTCCATGGTCCTGGATGCTAAAATTTGGCTTTCTAAATTCTCACTGTTTTGGGACTGTTTACTGTTTGTGTTAATGCTGATATTGGATAATTTACTTGTAGAAGCTGGTGGTATCAAGCTGAGGGAGGATATACATAATGCCCATGGTTATCAGTTCCTTGTTCAATTTGCACTACTTCTTTCTACCATGCCAAACTATCAGGGCATTCAGTCTACCCATTCCAATTCTTCTTCTGAGCAAAATTCTGTTTCAGCTGGTTCTCATACATTTAATGATACTAGAACACAAAATTTCACTGAGAAAAGAGGGGACAACTCGCCTCAAAATCTTTCGCCAACGTTGTCCAGGTTGCTTGATGTTCTTGTTAATCTAGCTCAAACAGGGCCTGCTGAATCTGCAGGATCAGCTGGATCCAGAGGTTTCAAATCTTCTCATACCAAGGCGATTGGCCATGGCAGAAGTCGTACATCATCTTCTGATCGAATTGGTGATGAAATTTGGGAGAAGGACAATTATAAAGTTAAGGACCTTGAAGCAGTTCAGATGTTGCAGGACGTTTTTCTCAAAGCGAACAGCAGGGAACTGCAGGCAGAAGTATTAAATAGGATGTTTAAGATTTTCTCAGGTCATCTTGAAAACTACAAATTGTGCCAGCAGCTAAGGACTGTGCCACTCCTTATCTTAAATATGGATGGTTTTCCTCCATCTTTGCAAGAGATCATCTTGAAAATTCTTGAATATGCTGTGACTGTTGTGAACTGCATTCCTGAGCAAGAATTGCTTTCACTTTGCTGCTTGTTGCAGCAGCCAATCACGTCTGAATTAAAGCACaccattctttcattttttgtaaaactCTTATCCTTTGATCAACAGTACAAGAAAGTGCTGCGAGAAGTTGGTGTGCTGGAAGTTCTGTTGGATGATCTGAAGCAGCACAAGTTTCTTTTGGGTGCAGATCAACACAATGGTAATCCTGATCAGCTGGAGAGAAAATCTAGCTCCGGTGGCTTCAAGAAACACTTTGACAGTAAGGATGCTATCATATCTTCACCAAAGCTAATTGAATCTGGTTCTGAGAAGTTTCCTCTTTTTGAAATTGAGAGCACAGTTGCTGTTGCATGGGATTGTTTAGTTTCATTATTGAAGAAAACTGAAACAAATCAAGCATCATTCCGATCAACAAGTGGTGTGACCACTGTTCTCCCTTTTTTGGTTTCTGATATTCACCGTTCAGGGGTCCTCCGGGTGTTCTCATGTTTGATCATCGAAGATGTTACTCAGGTTTGTgagttttacttattttctgtCCTGCTGTTTATTGAATTTTGATTGGTCTTTCTTTCAAGGGTTTTTCCAGATTGCTTTTCTGATCCATCTGTTTCTAGAATTGGTGGCTTCAATTTTAGCActtgaaaaatatatacttGCATGCGTTGCATGCAAGAGCATACTTAGAACTTCTGTTACTAAATTGTTTGAACTGAGTAGTATCACTGAagatctttgaattttttttgccAGGCTCATCCTGAAGAATTAGGTGCACTAGTTGAAGTTCTTAAAAGTGGAATGGTTACAAGTGTTTCAGGATCTCAGTACAGGCTTCAAAATGATGCAAAATGTGATATTTTGGGATCCCTGTGGCGCATTCTGGGAGTTAACAGTTCAGCACAGCGGGTCTTTGGTGAAGCTACTGGGTTTTCTCTTCTACTGACCACACTCCATAGTTTCCAGAATAATGAAGGGCACACAGATCAATCTTCTTTAGTCATTTACGTTAAGGTGTTCACATACCTGTTACGTGTTGTGACGGCTGGAGTGTTTGATAATGCTGCTAATAGGACAAAGTTGCATACTATTATATTATCCCAAACTTTTTATGATCTTCTATGTGAGTCTGGTTTGCTCTCTGTAGAGTGGGAAAAGCAAGTCATACAGTTGTTGTTGGAACTTGCTCTCGAAATAGTGCTTCCACCACCCTTGACATCAGAACTCACCACACCATCTGATATGAGTGAAACTGGATCATCTACTTTTGTTTTAGCGGCTCCATCAGGTTCTTTTAACCCCGACAAGGAAAGGGTGTATAATGCTGGTGCTGTTAGAGTGCTCATCCGATCGTTGCTGCTTTTTACTCCAAAAGTGCAGTTAGAAGTACTGAATATCATTGACAAGCTTGCACGTGCTGGGCCCTATAATCAGGAAAACCTCACTTCTGTTGGTGCGAATTAGATCATTTTGTTCTGCCGTTTTGTTTCCTGAAATAATGATTTGTTATTGTATTAATTTCTGTTTACATGTATTTAGGTTGTGTGGAACTTCTGCTGGAGATAATTCACCCTTTTCTTTTGGGCTCATCACCATTGCTTTCTTATGCTCTGAAGATTGTGGAAGTTCTTGGAGCGTATAGGTAAGAACCTTGGTCATATCTGGAAATTACTGCATCTACTCATTCATTCTTTTTCACAATGTTACTTGACCTCTGTTATAGTTGGAGATGAAGTTTATATTCCTCATGACAGGTTGTCAACATCTGAACTTCGAGTGCTTATTAGATATATTCTTCAGATGAGGCTCAAGAGTTCTGGTCATATTCTTGTTAGTATGATGGAAAGGCTAATTCTCATGGAAGATTTGGCTTTTGAAAGTGTTCCTCTGGCACCATTTGTAGAGATGGACATGAGCAGGATCGGTCATGCCTCTGTTCAAGTATCTCTGGGGGCAAGATCTTGGCCTCCAGCTGCTGGTTATTCATTTGTTTGTTGGTTCCAGTATCGTAACTTCTTGACATCACTTTCCAAGGAAACAGATTCTTCTAAGGCTGGGCCTTCTAAAAGGCAGAGCACATCTGGCAAGCAGCAACATGGGGGCCATGTTCTCCGTATTTTTTCTGTTGGTCCAGTGGAAAATGGGAATGCATTCTATGCAGAACTTTATCTTCAAGAAGATGGTGTTCTAACCCTGGCAACCAGCAACTCCAGCTCCTTATCTTTTTCAGGGTTAGAACTGGAGGAGGATAGATGGCATCACCTTGCCGTTGTTCATAGCAAACCTAATGCTCTGGCTGGACTTTTTCAAGCTAGCGTTGCACATGTATATCTCAATGGAAAGCTGAGACACACAGGAAAACTTGGATATTCACCATCTCCAGTTGGAAAATCTTTGCAGGTGACCATTGGGACGCCAGTTACTTGTGCAAGAGTTAGTGGCTCGTCGTGGAAACTTCGATGCTGCTATCTTTTTGAGGAGGTGCTCACATCAGGTTGTATTTGTTTCATGTATATTCTTGGAAGAGGCTATAGAGGGCTCTTCCAAGACACTGATCTTTTGAGATTTGTTCCAAATCAGTCTTGTGGTGGAGGTAGCATGGCCATCTTAGATTCCTTAGATGCTGAATCACCTTTGGCTTCCAATGTGCAAAGGCTTGACAGTGCCAGCAAGCTAGGAAATTCTAAGGCAGATGGCAGTGGGATTGTTTGGGATTTAGAGAGACTAGGAAATCTCTCATTGCAACTCTCTGGGAAAAAGCTTATATTTGCATTTGATGGAACATGTACAGAAGCACTTCGAGCATCTGGGGCCTTGTCCATGCTCAATCTAGTTGATCCAATGTCTGCTGCTGCTTCTCCCATTGGAGGTCTGTAACTAATCTACTCATCTGTATACACCTGTAATTTGAACTTTCTTATGCAAAAGCAGAGGAGTCATATTTATTGAATACCTTTTGTTGCCAGGTATACCACGCTTTGGACGTCTTCATGGGGATGTTTATGTTTGCGGTCAATGTGTTATTGGTGATAGCATCCGCCCCGTTGGTGGGATGGCTGTTGTCCTTGCTCTTGTTGAAGCTTCTGAAACTAGGGATATGCTGCACATGGCCCTGACTTTACTTGCTTGTGCACTTCATCAGAATCCTCAGAATGTTAAAGACATGCAAACCTGCAGAGGATACCATCTGCTATCTCCTTCTTCATAGAAGAATGTCACTGTTTGACATGCAATCTCTTGAGATCTTTTTCCAGATTGCTGCATGTGAGGCTTCATTTTCTGAACCAAAGAAGTTGGAAAATACTCATAATATTTCCTTGCCTGCTGCAACTATTCCAGAAGCCAGCATTGAGGATCTTAATTTCTCAAAGTTCCGGGATGAATTTTCTTCAGTTGGATTTCATGGAGATATGGATGATTTTTCTGCACACAAAGATTCATTTAGTCATATTTCGGAGCTTGAAAATACTGATATACCAGTTGAAACATCAAATTGTATTGTGTTGGCAAATGCAGATATGGTTGAGCATGTCTTGTTGGACTGGACCTTGTGGGTTAAGGCATCAATTTCAGTTCAAATTGCTCTATTGGGCTTTCTTGAGCATTTAGTGTCAATGCATTGGTATAGGAATCATAATCTTACGGTTCTGCGCCGAATTAACCTTGTTCAACATTTGCTAGTTACTCTGCAGAGGGGTGATGTTGAAGTTCCTGTGTTAGAAAAATTGGTGGTGTTGCTTGGGGTAATTTTGGAAGATGGATTTCTGGCTTCTGAACTGGAACATGTGGTCAGGTTTGTGATTATGACATTTGATCCACCAGAACCGACACCACGGCGTCAAATTATTCGAGAGACGATGGGGAAGCACATTATTGTGAGAAACATGCTGCTGGAGATGCTCATTGATCTACAAGTTACAATACATTCAGAAGAGTTGCTTGAGCAGTGGCATAAGATTGTTTCATCCAAATTGATAACATATTTTCTCGATGAAGCTGTTCATCCCACAAGTATGAGATGGGTGATGACTCTTCTTGGTGTGTGTCTTGCATCTTCTCCTACATTTGCACTTAAATTCCGCACTAGTGGAGGTTATCAAGGTTTGGCACGAGTACTTCCTAGTTTCTATGATTCCCCAGATGTATACTATATTCTGTTCTGTCTGATGTTTGGAAAGCCTGTTTATCCAAGATTACCGGAAGTTCGCATGCTAGATTTTCATGCTCTTATGCCAAGTGATGGAAGTTATGGTGAGTTGAAATTTGTAGAATTGTTGGAATCTGTGATAGCAATGGCGAAATCTACATATGATAGGTTGAGTATGCAATCAATGCTTGCCCACCAAACTGGAAATCTTTCCCAGGTCAGTGCTGGTCTTGTGGCAGAACTTGTGGAAGGAAATTCAGACATGGCTGGGGAGCTTCAGGGTGAAGCATTGATGCATAAGACATATGCAGCACGCCTGATGGGTGGCGAGGCCTCAGCTCCTGCTGCTGCAACTTCAGTGCTGAGATTCATGGTTGATCTAGCCAAAATGTGCCCTCCCTTTTCTGCTATTTGCAGACGAGCTGAATTTCTTGAAAGTTGTGTtgatctttatttttcttgtgtcAGGTCTGTCTTGAGATCCTTTCTGGCTTGTATGTTTCTATTGCAGTGCTTTGCTCTGATTATTGTTGTACCATGGATTGGGATTTGAAACCGTTTTCCTAAATTTGATGTGTTGTTTTATCTTGTTTAATAATTGACTAGACCCATTGTTCTGTGCTTTCAGGGCTGCTCATGCGGTGAAGATGGCTAAAGAACTTTCTTTGAGGACAGAGGAGAGAAATTCAAACGATTGTGATGATACCTGTAGTTCCCAGAATACATTCTCTAGCTTGCCTAATGAGCAGGAACAGTCTGCCAAAACCTCCATAAGTGTTGGGAGCTTCCCACAAGGACAGGTAAGTACAAGTTCTGAAGATATGTCTATGCCTCTAAATTATATAGCTGGTGAAACATCAGAAGTAAGGATTACTGCATCCCAGCAGGAATCAAGCAAGTCAATGCAAGAGTATGTTCAAGCTGTTCGGAGGTTGGATGGTGAAACTGTTGACCAGGTGTCTGCCACTTCTTGCTCTAATGAATTTAGTTTCAGTAATAACAAAGGGACTCCGGATCCCATTCACCTGACAGATTCACAGAGTTCTGCATCTTTACTCATACCTGATTCTCCCATTTTATCTGAGAAATCTGGTTCTAGAATTCCACTCACGCCCTTTTCATCCTCAGCTATTGCATTGTCAAATTTCTTGGAAGTGCCAGCGTAAATGAATCAAAAGCTCACTTAGTTGGGACTCCTTCCATGGAATCTTCTGCCTCTATGAGTGAATCTGATCCATCTTTAGACTTGAAATCCAGTTCTCAGGGGTCGTCTGCCACAAACACATTTTTTGCAGTTAGCCCAAAGCTTCTACTTGAAATGGATGATTCTGGCTATGGTGGTGGTCCTTGTTCTGCTGCTGCTACTGCAGTTTTAGATTTTATGGCAGAAGTGCTTTCTGACTTTGTTACTGAGCAGATGAAAGCAGCGCAGGTTATGGAGACCATTCTGGAAACTGCTCCTTTATATGTTGATGCTGAATCTATTTTAGTTTTTCAGGGTCTGTGCCTTAGTAGGCTGATGAACTTCCTTGAAAGGCGCCTCTTGCGTGATGACgaggaagatgagaaaaagTTAGATAAGAGCCGCTGGTCGTCCAACTTAGATGCATTGTGCACAATGATTGTAGATCGTGTATATATGGGTGCTTTTCCTCAGCCTGCCACTGTACTGAAAACTCTGGAGTTCTTGTT
Above is a genomic segment from Vitis riparia cultivar Riparia Gloire de Montpellier isolate 1030 chromosome 7, EGFV_Vit.rip_1.0, whole genome shotgun sequence containing:
- the LOC117917572 gene encoding LOW QUALITY PROTEIN: protein SPIRRIG (The sequence of the model RefSeq protein was modified relative to this genomic sequence to represent the inferred CDS: inserted 2 bases in 1 codon; deleted 2 bases in 1 codon); its protein translation is MFQGSRKTMKWVSLLKDIKEKVGLSQTPAASPVSGSSSSPFSSNENVQSARQDFSGSPSRDKHELELDFKRFWEEFRSSSSEKEKEAALNLTVDVFCRLVKQHANVAQLVTMLVETHIFSFVVGRAFVTDIEKLKIGSKTRSLNVVKVLNFFSEVTKDGISPGSNLLNAVEVLVSGPIDKQSLLDSGIFCCLIHILNALLDPSDANQRQKTPDKEELSLANKDYDGDVAQVRQLGIEGSVVHIMKALASHPSAAQSLIEDDSLQLLFQMVANGSLTVFSQYKDGLIPLHTIQLHRHAMQILGLLLVNDNGSTAKYIHKHHLIKVLLMAVKGFNPDSGDSAYTVGIVDLLLECVELSYRPEAGGIKLREDIHNAHGYQFLVQFALLLSTMPNYQGIQSTHSNSSSEQNSVSAGSHTFNDTRTQNFTEKRGDNSPQNLSPTLSRLLDVLVNLAQTGPAESAGSAGSRGFKSSHTKAIGHGRSRTSSSDRIGDEIWEKDNYKVKDLEAVQMLQDVFLKANSRELQAEVLNRMFKIFSGHLENYKLCQQLRTVPLLILNMDGFPPSLQEIILKILEYAVTVVNCIPEQELLSLCCLLQQPITSELKHTILSFFVKLLSFDQQYKKVLREVGVLEVLLDDLKQHKFLLGADQHNGNPDQLERKSSSGGFKKHFDSKDAIISSPKLIESGSEKFPLFEIESTVAVAWDCLVSLLKKTETNQASFRSTSGVTTVLPFLVSDIHRSGVLRVFSCLIIEDVTQAHPEELGALVEVLKSGMVTSVSGSQYRLQNDAKCDILGSLWRILGVNSSAQRVFGEATGFSLLLTTLHSFQNNEGHTDQSSLVIYVKVFTYLLRVVTAGVFDNAANRTKLHTIILSQTFYDLLCESGLLSVEWEKQVIQLLLELALEIVLPPPLTSELTTPSDMSETGSSTFVLAAPSGSFNPDKERVYNAGAVRVLIRSLLLFTPKVQLEVLNIIDKLARAGPYNQENLTSVGCVELLLEIIHPFLLGSSPLLSYALKIVEVLGAYRLSTSELRVLIRYILQMRLKSSGHILVSMMERLILMEDLAFESVPLAPFVEMDMSRIGHASVQVSLGARSWPPAAGYSFVCWFQYRNFLTSLSKETDSSKAGPSKRQSTSGKQQHGGHVLRIFSVGPVENGNAFYAELYLQEDGVLTLATSNSSSLSFSGLELEEDRWHHLAVVHSKPNALAGLFQASVAHVYLNGKLRHTGKLGYSPSPVGKSLQVTIGTPVTCARVSGSSWKLRCCYLFEEVLTSGCICFMYILGRGYRGLFQDTDLLRFVPNQSCGGGSMAILDSLDAESPLASNVQRLDSASKLGNSKADGSGIVWDLERLGNLSLQLSGKKLIFAFDGTCTEALRASGALSMLNLVDPMSAAASPIGGIPRFGRLHGDVYVCGQCVIGDSIRPVGGMAVVLALVEASETRDMLHMALTLLACALHQNPQNVKDMQTCRGYHLLXLLLHRRMSLFDMQSLEIFFQIAACEASFSEPKKLENTHNISLPAATIPEASIEDLNFSKFRDEFSSVGFHGDMDDFSAHKDSFSHISELENTDIPVETSNCIVLANADMVEHVLLDWTLWVKASISVQIALLGFLEHLVSMHWYRNHNLTVLRRINLVQHLLVTLQRGDVEVPVLEKLVVLLGVILEDGFLASELEHVVRFVIMTFDPPEPTPRRQIIRETMGKHIIVRNMLLEMLIDLQVTIHSEELLEQWHKIVSSKLITYFLDEAVHPTSMRWVMTLLGVCLASSPTFALKFRTSGGYQGLARVLPSFYDSPDVYYILFCLMFGKPVYPRLPEVRMLDFHALMPSDGSYGELKFVELLESVIAMAKSTYDRLSMQSMLAHQTGNLSQVSAGLVAELVEGNSDMAGELQGEALMHKTYAARLMGGEASAPAAATSVLRFMVDLAKMCPPFSAICRRAEFLESCVDLYFSCVRAAHAVKMAKELSLRTEERNSNDCDDTCSSQNTFSSLPNEQEQSAKTSISVGSFPQGQESSKSMQEYVQAVRRLDGETVDQVSATSCSNEFSFSNNKGTPDPIHLTDSQSSASLLIPDSPILSEKSGSRIPLTPFSSSAIALSNFLSASVNESKAHLVGTPSMESSASMSESDPSLDLKSSSQGSSATNTFFAVSPKLLLEMDDSGYGGGPCSAAATAVLDFMAEVLSDFVTEQMKAAQVMETILETAPLYVDAESILVFQGLCLSRLMNFLERRLLRDDEEDEKKLDKSRWSSNLDALCTMIVDRVYMGAFPQPATVLKTLEFLLSMLQLANKDGRIEGAAPGKGLLSIARGSRQLDAYIQSIIKNTNRMILYCFLPSFLISIGEDDFLSRLGLQIEPKKKSSPNSSEEDTGIDICTVLQLLVAHRRIIFCPSNLDTELSRSLNCCLCINLIPLLCDQRRNAVNMAVDVVKYLLVHRRAALEDLLVSKLNQGQLLDVLHGGFDKLLTGSLSAFFEWLQTSEQIVNKVLEQCAAIMWVQHIAGSAKFHGVRMKGLEERRKRELGRRSRDIAKLDLRHWEQVNERRCALELVREAMSTELRVVRQDKYGWVLHAESEWQTYLQQLVHERGIFPMRKTSLTEDPEWQLCPIEGPYRMRKKLERCKLKIDTIQNVLDGQFESVEIELSREKNENGFEASDTDSESYFPLLDGGVKQIDDKYYDESFFKESDDIKDVASARSGWNDDRASSINEASLHSALEFGVKSSAISVPMSESIQGRSDTGSPRQSSSVKIEEGKGTEDKLDKELLDNGEYLIRPYLEPLEKIRFRYNCERVVGLDKHDGIFLIGELCLYVIENFYIDDTGCICEKECEDELSVIDQALGVKKDVNGGMDFQPKSTPSRGVTKAWVGGRAWAYNGGAWGKEKVCSSGNLPHAWNMWKLSSVHEILKRDYQLRPVAIEIFSMDGCNDLLVFHKKEREEVFKNLVAMNLPRNSMLDTTISGSMKQESNEGSRLFKIMAKSFSKRWQNGEISNFQYLMHLNTLAGRGYSDLTQYPVFPWVLADYESENLDLSDPKTFRKLEKPMGCQTLEGEEEFKKRYESWDDPEVPKFHYGSHYSSAGIVLFYLLRLPPFSAENQKLQGGQFDHADRLFNSVRDTWLSAAGKGNTSDVKELIPEFFYMPEFLENRFNLDLGEKQSGEKVGDVVLPPWAKGSAREFIRKHREALESDFVSENLHHWIDLIFGYKQRGKAAEEAVNVFYHYTYEGSVDIDSVTDPSLKASILAQINHFGQTPKQLFLKPHVKRRSDRKFPPHPLKHNMHLVPHEIRKCSSSITQIVTFHDKVLVAGTNSLLKPITYTKYVSWGFPDRSLRFMSYDQDRLLSTHENLHGGNQIQCASASHDGQILVTGADDGLVSVWRINKDGPRNLRRLQLEKALCAHTAKITCLHVSQPYMLIVSASDDCTVILWDLSSLVFVRQLPQFPAPISAIYVNDLTGEIVTAAGVLLAVWSINGDSLAVINTSQLPSDSILSVTSCTFSDWLDTNWYVTGHQSGAVKVWNMVHCSDEGSSRSKSTNSGAAGLALGLKALEYRLVLQKVLKFHKHPVTALHLTTDLKQLLSGDSGGHLISWTLPDESLRASFNHG